The following are encoded together in the Strongyloides ratti genome assembly S_ratti_ED321, chromosome : 2 genome:
- a CDS encoding Protein-tyrosine phosphatase, receptor/non-receptor type domain and Protein-tyrosine/Dual specificity phosphatase domain and Protein-tyrosine phosphatase, catalytic domain-containing protein codes for MIRNNKRKAALRKRGARKTRNRTEDTCNNGGTVDDYDIEKTNDKKGSVTDFQTQDQGAPELPPKEKSTQVVGIKTERTVLKEFIANVSKYTIQQIFKEYSELKSTVFAEHTKTAFDSNMNKNRYKDIVCCDQTRVVLNGEIDYIHANYVGNKLITEKIICCQAPMDSTVNEFWKMIVQDKVVVITKLCQIMENNKPRCFQYWPIQVGQLLQFGNVTVKHLNTEQSDPSYALIKLQVIDEQNKINMAVEIINWNDWPDRLVPKNSTAILKLLRRLQTYKGTMIIHCSAGIGRTGTVAALHIIMSKILNKQSFLVYDLVKILRSQRPQSVQTDIQYLFIFKVIADYCVSKNIRTPELNKFILDYEAHFKTLNMPPE; via the exons ATGATTCGCAATAATAAACGAAAAGCAGCATTACGAAAACGGGGAGCAAGAAAAACTCGAAATCGTACAGAAGATACATGTAATAATGGTGGTACTGTTGATGATTATGATATAGAAAAAACAAATGACAAAAAAGGAAGTGTTACTGATTTTCAAACACAAGATCAAGGAGCTCCTGAGTTACCACCTAAAGAAAAGAGTACACAAGTAGTAGGTATAAAAACAGAAAGAACagtattaaaagaatttattgctaatgtatcaaaatatacaatacaacaaatatttaaagaatattcTGAACTCAAATCTACTGTATTCGCTGAACATACAAAAACGGCTTTTGATTcaaatatgaataaaaatagatataaagATATTGTTTGTTGTG atCAAACACGAGTTGTATTGAATGGTGAAATTGATTATATACATGCAAACTATGTtggtaataaattaattactgaaaaaataatttgttgcCAAGCTCCTATGGATAGTACTGTAAATGAGTTTTGGAAAATGATAGTACAGGACAAAGTTGTtgtaataacaaaattatgcCAAATAATGGAAAATAATAAACCAAGATGTTTTCAGTATTGGCCAATACAAGTAGGCCAATTATTACAATTTGGTAATGTTACtgtaaaacatttaaatacaGAACAATCAGATCCTTCATATGCACTTATTAAACTGCAAGTTATTGATGaacaaaacaaaattaatatggCAGTAGAGATTATAAATTGGAATGACTGGCCTGATCGATTGGTACCTAAAAACTCTACtgcaattttaaaattattgagaAGACTTCAAACGTATAAAGGTACAATGATAATACATTGTAGTGCTGGTATTGGAAGAACAGGAACTGTAGCAGCTCTTCATATTATAATGTCAAAAATACTTAACAAACAATCATTCTTAGTATATGAtcttgtaaaaatattaagatcTCAGCGACCTCAATCAGTACAAACTGATATACAAtacctttttatttttaaagtaattgcTGACTATTGtgtttctaaaaatattagaacTCCAGAATTAAACAAATTCATACTAGATTATGAAGCACATTTTAAAACTCTCAATATGCCTCCAGAATAA
- a CDS encoding General transcription factor IIH subunit 4, translated as MGDLLSDRPLLRYLIKLTDDELLRYYKSIPICLVVYRMLPKLSQNIVTKLLWLPLHNWKKSFKNDHLRVLVPHLILLFRLRIINDPEQKQLSLNHDFKENYITGIMLEPKDIVNLKTAELSEKKAKKIAGKDLGEKANERWECILTYLALPSPESAKKVSIGTKTLFQETGFVRDRGSLDTEITSQGFQFLLLNRVEQLWTYILQYFDFKKQSGEDNFYCFEFLLKLTLLVNFNNEGSKDLNKAGTFQNENTNKDIEDDEKDGSQSGTKHSSNTNHNLQLKAYNIGDDWNEDLQNFFVHLRELGLVFLRKRKDGFFFLTPLMNNLAVSSTSIENMQEANKNAGFIIAESNYRVYAYSDNDLQLAILSTFTDMLYRFDDLAVGVLTRDSVRKALSVGITAKQIITFLRSNSKIDCIEKNGPIFCVPITISDQITLWEQERQRIETEPAIFMEHFDSETQFRALLKFTKENDLLLWCNESTKEIIAKESDKERIGHFLRNLRR; from the exons ATGGGTGATTTATTATCTGATAGACCATTGTTAAGATACTTAATAAAGTTAACAGATGATGAATTATTAAGATATTATAAATCTATTCCAATATGTCTTGTTGTATACAGAATGTTACCTAAGTTATCACAAAATATTGTAACAAAACTTTTATGGCTTCCCTTACACAATTGGAAGAAATCTTTCAAAAATGATCATTTAAGAGTTTTGGTTcctcatttaattttattatttagacTTAGAATTATAAATGATCCAGAACAAAAGCAGTTATCATTAAATCAtgattttaaagaaaattacaTTACTGGTATCATGCTTGAACCAAAAGATATTGTTAATTTGAAGACTGCTGAATTATCTGAAAAgaaagcaaaaaaaattgcGGGAAAAGACTTAGGTGAAAAGGCTAATGAACGTTGGGAGTGtattttaacttatttaGCATTACCTTCTCCTGAAAGTGCAAAAAAAGTTAGTATAGGAACAAAAACTCTTTTTCAAGAAACTGGATTTGTTCGTGATAGAGGAAGTTTAGATACAGAAATTACATCACAAGGttttcaatttcttttaCTTAATCGTGTTGAACAATTATGGACATATATACttcaatattttgattttaaaaaacaaagtGGTGAAGATAACTTTTATTGTTTTgaatttttactaaaattaacacttcttgtaaattttaataatgaaggTTCTAAAGATTTAAATAAAGCAGGAACATTTCAAAATGAAAATACTAACAAAGATATCGAAGATGATGAAAAAGATGGTAGTCAATCAGGGACAAAGCATTCTTCGAATACAAATCATAATTTACAACTAAAAGCTTATAATATCGGTGATGATTGGAATGAggatttacaaaatttttttgtacatTTACGAGAATTAGGATTggtatttttaagaaaaagaaaGGATGGGTTTTTCTTTTTGACACCACTCATGAATAATTTAGCTGTATCAAGTACATCAATAGAAAATATGCAAGAAGCAAATAAAAATGCAGGATTCATTATTGCTGAAAGCAACTATCGTGTTTATGCATATTCTGATAATGATTTACAACTTGCTATATTATCAACGTTTACTGATATGCTTTATCGTTTTGATGATTTAGCTGTTGGAGTACTGACCAGGGATTCTGTCAGAAAAGCTCTTTCTGTTGGGATAACAGCAAAACAGATAATAACATTTCTTCGTtcaaattcaaaaattgatTGTATTGAAAAGAATGGACCAATATTTTGTGTCCCTATTACAATATCTGATCAG ATAACTTTATGGGAACAAGAAAGACAAAGAATTGAAACAGAACCGGCAATATTCATGGAACATTTCGACTCTGAAACACAATTTAGAGCTCTTCTTAAATTTACTaaagaaaatgatttattactTTGGTGTAATGAATCAACAAAGGAAATTATTGCAAAAGAAAGTGACAAAGAAAGGATTGGTCATTTTCTCCGAAATCTTCGAAGATAg
- a CDS encoding NLI interacting factor domain and Dullard phosphatase domain, eukaryotic and HAD-like domain-containing protein — protein MTKSAIPVSKDICAHVIDSINAKYDSFESCKKGKICTNDKRCCGPLLNNRNKNNSNIIVYRNSSSSSESKTSTISLREETNNNKDFYVSDNGSKNTMIMSTSSQRSPLSLRRNLQSPLPRPSHSLTYYGSKMDGYNNQNNGLSHISQSRTVVPLVSSGLPNDYYDQYGYAISSVNRSPNLSGVDRRHIYHNQPKKPGSFPLHLPITPTYNIETGNYNNSKQYRNKDRSSIYHDLNNSVYTNESPKMVKKSNPLFSKPPPNYINSNETPTMIRSPKINQKSTSYDIPYYPQYEEFISERDKKIDIDKKLDSSYLVTRNNNNAMSIINNYQSQERGRLPKNIDNKIILNKNHDKAQEPLTINNTSIITSSPDNKHNSKGNDMKVRKKAKVPKFISTFCCCLRPPNNLRSHEYCAKKNNGLNSNINTENFKNNKSNGYSSNNNIITNIKNNDNIIKIENGKISTVGNSGDSLSNIITQVSKDGMSQGISHREEKNEIIKNIQINNEDVLLSPILPKDVGKKCLVIDLDETLVHSSFLPVQNADFIIPVEIEGVQHKVYVLKRPYVDEFLDAVGKKYECILFTASLAKYADPVSDLLDPKGNLRSRLFRESCVLYNGNYVKDLSKLGRPLDQIIIIDNSPASYAFHPENAIAVKSWFDDKEDKVLLDCLTFLDKMADAPTVYSFRDRDSSSIENNYNNFGIKSKEVIASFDG, from the exons ATGACTAAATCAGCAATACCCGTTTCAAAAGATATTTGTGCACATGTTATTGACAGTATCaat gCTAAATATGACTCTTTTGAATCATGTAAAAAAGGGAAAATATGTACAAATGATAAACGATGTTGTGGGCCTTTGctaaataatagaaataaaaataattctaatatAATTGTCTACAGGAATAGTTCATCTTCATCTGAATCAAAAACTTCTACAATATCATTAAGAGaagaaacaaataataataaag atttttatgTTTCTGATAATGGATCAAAAAATACTATGATAATGTCGACTTCTTCACAAAGATCTCCTTTATCGTTGAGAAGGAATCTTCAAAGTCCTTTACCACGCCCAAGCCATTCTCTCACATACTATGGGAGTAAAATGGATGGatataataatcaaaataatggATTATCTCACATATCACAGTCACGTACAGTAGTTCCATTAGTAAGTTCAGGTTTACCAAATGATTATTATGATCAATATGGCTATGCTATAAGCTCAGTTAATAGATCTCCAAATCTATCAGGAGTAGATAGGCGtcatatttatcataatcAACCTAAAAAACCTGGTTCTTTCCCTTTACATTTACCAATAACACCGacatataatattgaaaCTGGGAATTATAACAATAGTAAACAATATAGAAATAAAGATAGAAGTTCTATTTATcatgatttaaataattctgTTTACACTAATGAATCACcaaaaatggtaaaaaaatcTAATCCATTGTTTTCAAAACCTCCGccaaattatattaattctAATGAAACACCAACAATGATACGGTCTCcaaaaattaatcaaaaatcaACATCTTATGATATACCATATTATCCTCAGTATGAGGAATTTATCTCAGAaagagataaaaaaatagatattgataaaaaattggACTCTTCATATTTAGTTACacgtaataataataatgctATGAGTATTATAAACAATTACCAAAGCCAAGAGAGAGGGCGGTTaccaaaaaatattgataataaaattatattaaataaaaatcatg ataaagCTCAGGAGCCAttaactataaataatactaGTATTATAACTAGCTCACCAGATAATAAACATAATTCTAAAGGAAATGATATGAAAGTGAGAAAAAAGGCAAAAGTTCCAAAATTTATTAGTACATTTTGTTGCTGTTTAAGACCACCAAATAATTTAAGATCCCATGAATACTGTgccaaaaaaaataatggtctaaatagtaatattaatactgaaaactttaaaaataataaaagtaacgGGTATTCATcaaacaataatataattacaaatattaaaaataatgataatattataaaaattgaaaatggCAAAATATCTACAG TTGGAAATTCTGGTGATTCTTTAAGTAATATAATTACTCAAGTATCAAAAGATGGAATGTCACAGGGAATATCACATAGAGAAG aaaaaaatgaaataattaaaaatatacaaataaataatgaagatGTATTATTATCACCTATATTACCTAAAGATGTAGGTAAAAAATGTCTAGTTATTGATCTTGATGAAACTTTAGTACATTCATCATTTTTg cCAGTTCAAAATGCTGATTTTATTATTCCAGTTGAAATTGAAGGTGTTCAACATAAAGTTTATGTCTTGAAACGACCATATGTTGATGAATTTTTAGATGCAGTAGGTAAAAAATACGAATGTATTTTGTTTACAGCTAGTCTTGCTAAATATGCTGACCCCGTATCCGATTTGTTGGATCCAAAAGGAAATTTGCGATCTCGTCTTTTTCGTGAGTCTTGTGTTCTTTATAATGGAAATTATGTCAAAGATCTCTCAAAACTTGGACGACCATTAGatcaaattattataattgataattCTCCTGCTTCTTATGCTTTTCATCCAGAGAATGCTATTGCTGTAAAATCATGGTTTGATGACAAAGAAGATAAAGTGTTATTGGATTGTTTAACATTTCTAGACAAAATGGCTGATGCACCAACTGTTTATTCATTTAGGGATAGGGATTCATCAagtattgaaaataattataataactttGGAATAAAATCTAAAGAAGTTATTGCTTCATTTGatggataa
- a CDS encoding Potassium channel subfamily K member 18, translating to MGRRHRRSKVTRVVNLVKRIIAFFFSHVGLCALVIGYALLGAVVFRAVEGPHEQFVQSEIQIARQRAVDITWNATFRVNKLNKSQWQRVVFSQVKKFQKRTMWAIRKGYDGKEYGVSAQWTFTGAFLYSLTVITTIGYGNTSAKTYFGKTLTILFAIIGIPLMLLFLTNIGDVMAKIFRFLYARSIRFKYNVILWHKKRQAAKIRKANSLVAKLARAQTMRQYNGTIRGMVRDDTSLDSLGFGVANASDVREMLVARAHLDQLEVKESVEAQLQRISVPLFLVLLTMLAYLIAGAILFCLWEGWTFLDAFYFAYISLTTIGFGDLFPGASVGNDKDAQKKLVITSVYLLFGMALLAMCFNLAQEEVVNKVAWITSKFRSKEEDEEEYE from the exons ATGGGTCGAAGACATAGAAGATCCAAAGTTACTAGAGTTGTAAATCTTGTCAAACGAATAATTGCCTTTTTCTTTTCTCATGTTGGCTTATGTGCATTa gtTATAGGGTACGCATTATTAGGAGCAGTTGTTTTTCGTGCAGTTGAAGGACCTCATGAACAATTTGTTCAATCAGAAATTCAAATTGCAAGGCAACGTGCTGTAGATATAACATGGAATGCAACATTTAGAGTAAATAAACTAAATAAAAGTCAATGGCAACGTGTAGTATTTTCacaagttaaaaaatttcaaaaaagaaCAATGTGGGCTATAAGAAAAGGATATGATGGTAAAGAATATGGTGTATCTGCTCAATGGACTTTTACAGGTGCTTTCCTTTACTCTTTAACTGTTATTACTACAATTGGTTATGGAAATACTTCAGCAAAAACATATTTTGGTAAAACATTAACTATTCTTTTTGCAATTATTGGTATTCCATTAatgcttttatttttaacaaatattggTGATGTGATGGCAAAGATCTTCAGGTTTTTATATGCACGAAGCATTcgatttaaatataatgtaatattatGGCATAAGAAAAGACAAGCTGCTAAAATACGAAAAGCAAATTCTCTTGTGGCTAAATTAGCCAGAGCTCAAACAATGCGACAAT acAATGGCACTATACGTGGCATGGTACGAGATGATACATCTCTTGATTCATTAGGTTTTGGTGTAGCAAATGCATCAGATGTTCGTGAAATGTTAGTAGCCAGAGCTCACCTTGATCAATTAGAAGTTAAAGAAAGTGTAGAAGCTCAATTGCAAAGAATATCTGTtcctttatttttagtattgtTAACAATGTTAGCATATCTTATAGCTGGTGCAATTTTATTCTGTCTTTGGGAGGGATGGACTTTTTTGGATGCCTTTTATTTTGCATACATAAGTCTTACTACAATAGGTTTTGGTGATCTTTTTCCAGGAGCATCAGTTGGAAATGATAAAGATGCTCAAAAAAAGTTAGTTATAACTAGTGTATATTTGTTATTTGGTATGGCTTTACTTGCTATGTGTTTTAATTTAGCTCAAGAAGAAGTTGTTAATAAAGTTGCATGGATAACAAGCAAGTTTAGGTCAAAAGAAGAAGATGAAGAAGAATATGagtga
- a CDS encoding DNA topoisomerase 2-beta, which translates to MSDYDEMDLDDAVPSTSKLTLKERNGPSKDDLKVFTNIDESRTNGKQTIEQMYQKKSQLEHILLRPDTYIGSVEYTDKGVAWVYDMDEDKLVQREISYVPGLYKIFDEILVNAADNKQRDKKMNLIKVDIDKKNNTISVFNNGKGIPVAHHKVEKMYVPELIFGTLLTSSNYNDDEKKTTGGRNGYGAKLCNIFSTEFTLETSSKEYKKKFKQTWINNMTKDKEAEISKATEDDYTKVTFKPDLKKFKMKELDDDIVGLMARRAYDIAGTTPGVRVYLNGKCIPIKSFKEYAEKYVESAIGNEEEKPKIIYEKINDRWEVALTVSEKGFQSVSFVNSIATSKGGRHVDYIADQITTNLVDTVKKKAGGAKSGVNVKPFQIKNHMWIFVNCLIENPTFDSQTKENMTLQAKSFGSKAEMTEKFYKEVLKCGVVEAVLSWVRFKQQEQADKKCSTKKSTKVKGIPKLEDANEAGTKNSSKCTLILTEGDSAKTLAVSGLGVVGRDFYGVFPLRGKMLNVRDCPMKQINDNQEIGHMIKILGLQYRLKYETEEERKTLRYGRVMIMADQDQDGSHIKGLLINWIHCNWPALMKNNFVEEFITPIVKASKGSTSISFFSLPEYMEWRNNTDNWKSYKIKYYKGLGTSTSKEAKEYFSDMDRHRIPFTYSGPECERAVEMAFSKKKIEARKTWLSNWMREKKDRRENGGIEEYLYNKDTRSVSFVEFINKELILFSNMDNERSIPCLVDGLKPGQRKVLFTCFRRADKKEVKVAQLAGAVGEMSAYHHGEQSLMMTIINLAQDYVGSNNINLLLPIGQFGTRLQGGKDSASPRYIFTQLSPVTKTIFIPEDENVLRFLFEENQKIEPEWYCPIIPMVLVNGAEGIGTAWSTKIPNYNPRDVTENIRRLIRGEQMKKMIPWYKHFEGTIMQVDEQKYISSGRVGTLDDETLEITELPIKMWTQNYKESVLEDLSNSTDKSPALIQDYREYHTDQTVKFIVKMTEQNMKKCLSQGVHDILKLQTPINTSSMVLFDAEGCLRKFESPEQICQEFFEVRKKKYIERKEFLVGMLEAQSKRLSNQARFIVCKIKGEIVMENRKKKNIVDQLIKEKFDPDPVKAWKDYCKKRELEMCGEVEIEEEEANEEDSEEAGGTSTEAGLKKRLADYDYLVNMALIKLSEEEKDRLLEEAGNKLKELETLKKKSWADLWEHDLEIFEEALKKQEEKELQDIEGSIKTAQSKLAKGGNSAKNKKNKVNVDAASFKPNPNAEIVNVEFEALKNKYEKKPKKVKSQPLPKVKGDEIANALEDNDLKVPKVKKTKEPKVTKKASENKNKKESGGESDKLDDENAMEVSPVAQKRTKRNVKKAPIIIIDSESDIEFASPPPPESSQKGSKRKSATPQKAKKSKKAKVLDSSDESDE; encoded by the exons ATGTCAGATTATGATGAAATGGATCTCGATGAT GCTGTACCATCGACTTCTAAACTAACACTAAAAGAACGTAATGGTCCATCAAAGGAcgatttaaaagtttttactaATATTGATGAAAGCAGAACTAATGGGAAACAAACAATTGAACAGATGTATCAGAAGAAATCTCAGTTAGAACATATTCTTTTACGTCCCGATACATATATAGGTTCTGTGGAATATACCGATAAAGGAGTTGCTTGGGTTTATGATATGGACGAGGATAAATTAGTTCAACGTGAGATCAGTTATGTACCTGGgctgtataaaatttttgatgaaATTCTGGTTAATGCAGCTGATAACAAACAAAGAGACAAAAAAATGAATCTTATAAAAGTTGATATTGACAA AAAGAATAATACAATTTCTGTTTTCAACAATGGTAAGGGTATCCCTGTAGCTCATCATAAAGTTGAAAAGATGTACGTACCAGAATTAATTTTTGGTACTCTTTTAACTTCGTCTAATTACAACGATGATGAGAAGAAAACAACTGGTGGAAGAAATGGTTATGGTGCTAAGctttgtaatatattttccaCAGAATTTACACTTGAAACTTCTAGTAAagaatataagaaaaaatttaaacaaacaTGGATTAACAATATGACTAAGGATAAAGAAGCGGAGATTTCAAAAGCAACTGAAGATGATTATACTAAGGTTACATTTAAGCCTGATttgaaaaagtttaaaatgaAAGAATTGGATGACGATATCGTTGGACTAATGGCACGTCGTGCCTATGATATTGCTGGTACTACACCAGGTGTACGTGTATACCTTAACGGAAAGTGTATTCcaataaaatcatttaaagaATACGCTGAAAAATACGTTGAAAGTGCCATTGGTAATGAGGAAGAGAAacctaaaattatttatgaaaaaatcaATGACAGGTGGGAAGTCGCTTTGACTGTATCTGAAAAAGGATTTCAATCAGTTTCTTTTGTCAATAGTATTGCTACTTCAAAAGGTGGAAGACATGTGGATTATATTGCTGATCAAATTACTACTAATCTCGTTGACACAGTAAAGAAGAAAGCTGGAGGTGCAAAATCTGGTGTCAACGTTAAACcttttcaaattaaaaatcatatGTGGATTTTCGTTAATTGTTTAATTGAGAATCCAACTTTCGATTCTCAAACTAAGGAAAATATGACACTTCAGGCTAAAAGCTTTGGAAGTAAAGCTGAGATGACCGAAAAGTTTTATAAGGAAGTTCTAAAGTGTGGTGTTGTTGAGGCAGTTCTTTCCTGGGTTAGGTTTAAACAGCAAGAACAAGCAGATAAAAAATGttcaacaaaaaaatctACTAAAGTTAAAGGTATTCCAAAACTTGAAGATGCTAATGAAGCTGGAACTAAAAATTCTTCGAAATGTACTCTTATTCTTACTGAGGGAGATTCAGCCAAAACGCTTGCAGTTTCTGGTCTTGGTGTTGTAGGACGTGATTTTTATGGAGTATTTCCACTACGTGgtaaaatgttaaatgtACGTGATTGCCCAATGAAACAGATTAATGATAATCAAGAAATTGGAcatatgattaaaattttggGTCTGCAATATCGTTTAAAGTATGAAACTGAAGAAGAAAGAAAAACATTGAGATACGGTCGTGTAATGATAATGGCTGATCAGGATCAGGATGGTTCTCATATTAAAGGTTTACTTATTAATTGGATTCATTGTAATTGGCCGgcattaatgaaaaataattttgtagaAGAATTTATTACTCCAATTGTTAAAGCATCTAAAGGTAGTACTTctattagttttttttctttacctGAATACATGGAATGGAGAAATAATACAGATAATTGgaaatcatataaaataaagtactACAAAGGTTTGGGTACTTCAACTTCTAAAGAAGCCAAGGAATATTTTAGTGATATGGATCGTCATAGAATTCCCTTTACATATTCTGGCCCTGAATGTGAACGAGCTGTTGAAATGGCATTTAGTAAAAAGAAGATTGAAGCAAGAAAAACTTGGCTTTCAAATTGGATgagagaaaaaaaagatcGTCGTGAAAATGGTGGTATTGAAGaatatctttataataaagatacTAGAAGTGTGTCATTTGTCGAATTCATCAACAAAGAGTTGattcttttttcaaatatgGATAACGAAAGATCTATTCCATGTCTTGTTGATGGTTTAAAACCAGGTCAACGTAAAGTTTTGTTTACATGTTTCAGACGTGCTGACAAGAAAGAAGTTAAAGTTGCTCAATTAGCAGGAGCTGTAGGAGAGATGTCCGCTTACCATCATGGTGAGCAATCTTTGATGATGACAATTATTAATTTGGCTCAGGACTATGTTGGATcaaataacattaatttattgttacCTATTGGTCAATTTGGTACTAGACTTCAAGGAGGAAAAGATTCTGCATCGCCTCGTTATATCTTTACACAATTAAGTCCTGTAACCAAAACGATATTTATTCCAGAAGATGAAAATGTTCTTAGATTCCTGTTTGAAGAAAATCAGAAAATTGAACCAGAATGGTATTGTCCCATTATTCCAATGGTTTTGGTTAATGGTGCTGAAGGAATAGGTACTGCTTGGAGTACCAAAATACCTAATTACAATCCACGTGATGTTACTGAAAATATTCGTCGACTTATTAGAGGAGaacaaatgaaaaaaatgattccATGGTACAAACATTTTGAGGGTACAATTATGCAAGTTGATGAAcagaaatatatttcaagTGGACGAGTTGGAACATTAGATGATGAAACTTTAGAAATAACGGAACTTCCAATTAAAATGTGGACACAAAATTATAAGGAAAGTGTATTAGAAGATCTTTCTAATTCTACTGATAAATCTCCAGCTCTCATTCAAGACTATAGAGAATATCACACTGATCAAACGGTAAagtttattgttaaaatgaCAGAACAAAATATGAAGAAATGTTTATCTCAAGGAGTTCATGATATTCTAAAACTTCAAACTCCTATTAACACTTCTTCGATGGTTCTCTTTGATGCTGAAGGTTGCCTTCGCAAGTTTGAATCTCCAGAACAAATTTGTCAGGAGTTTTTTGAAGTCaggaagaaaaaatatattgaaagaaaagaatttttGGTAGGAATGCTTGAGGCTCAATCAAAAAGATTATCCAATCAAGCACGTTTTATtgtatgtaaaataaaaggAGAAATTGTTATGGAAAACAGGAAGAAGAAGAATATTGTAGATcaattaattaaagaaaaatttgatCCTGATCCTGTTAAAGCCTGGAAAGATTATTGTAAAAAGAGAGAATTAGAAATGTGTGGTGAAGTTGAGATTGAAGAAGAAGAAGCAAACGAAGAAGATAGTGAAGAGGCTGGTGGAACATCTACTGAAGCTGGATTGAAAAAGCGTTTAGCTGATTATGACTATTTGGTAAATATGGCTCTTATCAAATTATCTGAGGAAGAAAAGGATCGTCTTCTTGAGGAAGCTGGTAATAAACTTAAGGAATTAGAAACTCTTAAAAAGAAATCGTGGGCTGATCTATGGGAACACGATCTCGAAATTTTCGAAGAAGCATTGAAAAAACAGGAAGAAAAGGAATTACAAGATATTGAAGGTTCCATTAAGACAGCACAGTCAAAATTGGCTAAAGGCGGTAATTCAGCAAAAAACAAGAAAAATAAGGTAAATGTCGATGCCGCTTCTTTCAAACCAAATCCAAATGCTGAAATTGTAAACGTTGAGTTTGaagctttaaaaaataaatatgaaaagaAACCTAAGAAAGTAAAATCTCAACCCCTTCCAAAAGTTAAAGGTGATGAAATTGCTAATGCATTAGAAGATAATGATTTGAAAGTACCAAAAGTGAAGAAAACTAAAGAACCGAAAGTAACCAAAAAGGCaagtgaaaataaaaataaaaaagaaagtgGTGGTGAGAGTGACAAATTAGATGACGAAAATGCAATGGAAGTTTCTCCAGTTGCACAGAAAAGAACAAAGAGGAATGTTAAAAAGGCTccaataattataattgatTCTGAATCTGACATCGAGTTTGCTAGTCCTCCACCACCAGAAAGTTCTCAAAAAGGTAGTAAAAGGAAATCAGCTACTCCACAAAAAGCAAAGAAAAGTAAAAAAGCAAAAGTTCTTGATAGCTCCGATGAGAGTGATGAATAG